The Oncorhynchus mykiss isolate Arlee chromosome 30, USDA_OmykA_1.1, whole genome shotgun sequence genome includes a window with the following:
- the LOC110520944 gene encoding secreted frizzled-related protein 5-like, translating into MDLFSFTLTLLVLLAPAWGFDLGQSTRCVPIPHQMSVCQDVGYSEMRLPNLLGHSSLEGEVVPRSEDWRPLLQTGCHPQAQAFLCSLIAPVCLDAFIQPCRSLCVAVRDSCAPVLACQGQVWPEALDCDRFPTQEDMCLTPHPKHSNSHLAKALPKPACQACPSVEEHPSLKTVLDALCQDDFAVTAKLSRRRLPSGEPEFEVEGRVEFIRQGPLLPYDTQHLLQQWLLINLPCANILVRPGRVQLYLLTGAVQSDGTLALTRLFPWHRKNNSITVAARKWKHHRC; encoded by the exons ATGGATCTCTTCTCCTTCACCCTGACTCTCCTGGTTCTCCTGGCCCCAGCCTGGGGCTTTGACCTGGGTCAGTCGACCCGCTGTGTGCCCATCCCCCACCAGATGAGTGTGTGCCAGGACGTGGGCTACTCGGAGATGAGGCTGCCTAACTTGCTGGGGCACAGCAGCCTAGAGGGCGAGGTGGTTCCCCGCTCGGAGGACTGGAGACCCCTGCTGCAGACCGGTTGCCATCCCCAGGCCCAGGCCTTCCTCTGCTCCCTCATCGCGCCCGTCTGCCTTGACGC tTTTATCCAGCCGTGCCGTAGCCTGTGTGTGGCCGTCAGGGACAGCTGTGCCCCAGTACTGGCCTGTCAGGGCCAAGTCTGGCCAGAGGCGCTAGACTGTGACCGCTTCCCTACCCAGGAAGACATGTGCCTGACCCCCCACCCCAAACACAGCAACAGCCACCTCGCCAAAGCATTGCCTAAGCCGGCATGCCAAGCATGTCCTTCCGTGGAGGAGCACCCTTCACTGAAGACAGTTCTGGATGCTCTGTGCCAAGATGACTTTG ctGTAACAGCCAAGCTGTCTCGCCGGCGCCTGCCCTCAGGGGAGCCAGAGTTTGAGGTGGAGGGCCGGGTAGAGTTTATCCGCCAGGGCCCCCTGCTTCCCTACGACACCCAGCACCTCCTCCAGCAGTGGCTGCTCATCAACCTGCCCTGTGCCAACATACTGGTCCGGCCCGGCCGTGTCCAGCTCTACTTGCTGACTGGCGCTGTGCAGTCCGATGGCACCCTGGCCCTCACCCGCCTCTTCCCCTGGCACAGGAAGAACAACAGCATCACAGTGGCTGCGCGCAAGTGGAAACACCACAGGTGTTGA